Proteins encoded within one genomic window of Deltaproteobacteria bacterium:
- a CDS encoding tetratricopeptide repeat protein, producing MAVDVIHSWWNKREALLDRYRSEEARYLVVARALRRQISDMLKDEGIAGSAHTRVKKFDAFFRKLLERAAEEAEEIRDPFLFITDLVGIRVVVPFMEDIGKVHQLLRDNFELTEEEEKGAALSVREFGYTSTHLLIAVPPEMLEDHGPLSVTEVEIQLRTTLQDAWAEVEHELVYKAGLDVVNDQVQRKLIALNATLSLADTIFQEIRDYQKQRSRTLRAQHQDLMDKVSTIPEKMGRVWRGEEPISAGAQLGEIDRPGTVDETQDADAHLSNLILRALQAHLDADLDTAVRLYSKVLAVQPAYAIYNHRGIAYFTMSQYEKAIADFSAAIELEPHQVRAYTNRGLAYRMAERHTDALADFDRSLAIDPYWADTLYGRALTHFDMGNIPAALTDCDRAIAVKPDFKQVLRFKRFVQGE from the coding sequence ATGGCTGTCGACGTCATCCATTCCTGGTGGAACAAGCGCGAGGCGCTCCTCGACCGCTATCGGTCGGAGGAGGCGCGCTACCTCGTCGTGGCCCGGGCCCTGCGCCGCCAGATCAGCGACATGCTCAAGGACGAGGGCATCGCCGGTTCGGCCCACACCCGGGTGAAGAAGTTTGACGCCTTCTTTCGCAAGCTCCTCGAGCGGGCCGCCGAGGAGGCGGAGGAGATCCGGGATCCCTTCCTCTTCATCACCGACCTCGTGGGCATCCGGGTCGTGGTGCCCTTCATGGAGGACATCGGGAAGGTCCACCAGCTGCTCCGCGACAACTTCGAGCTCACCGAGGAGGAGGAGAAGGGGGCGGCCCTCTCCGTGCGCGAGTTCGGCTACACCTCCACCCACCTGCTGATCGCGGTGCCGCCGGAGATGCTCGAGGACCACGGCCCCCTCTCGGTGACCGAGGTGGAGATCCAGCTGCGGACCACGCTGCAGGACGCCTGGGCCGAGGTGGAGCACGAGCTCGTCTACAAGGCGGGCCTCGACGTGGTGAACGATCAGGTCCAGCGCAAGCTCATCGCGCTGAACGCGACCCTCTCCCTGGCGGACACCATCTTCCAGGAGATCCGCGACTACCAGAAGCAGCGCTCCCGGACCCTGCGGGCGCAGCACCAGGATCTGATGGACAAGGTCTCGACCATCCCCGAGAAGATGGGGCGGGTCTGGCGAGGCGAGGAGCCGATCTCGGCCGGGGCCCAGCTCGGTGAGATCGATCGGCCAGGCACGGTCGACGAGACCCAGGACGCCGACGCCCACCTCTCCAACCTGATCCTACGGGCGCTCCAGGCGCACCTCGACGCGGATCTCGACACCGCCGTCCGCCTCTACTCGAAGGTGCTGGCCGTCCAGCCGGCCTACGCCATCTACAATCACCGGGGCATCGCCTACTTCACGATGAGCCAGTACGAGAAGGCCATCGCCGACTTCTCGGCCGCGATCGAGCTCGAGCCCCACCAGGTGCGCGCCTACACCAACCGGGGACTCGCCTATCGCATGGCCGAGCGCCACACCGATGCGCTGGCCGACTTCGATCGCTCCCTGGCGATCGATCCCTACTGGGCCGACACGCTCTACGGGCGGGCGCTCACCCACTTCGACATGGGCAACATCCCGGCGGCGCTCACCGACTGTGATCGCGCCATCGCCGTGAAGCCGGACTTCAAGCAGGTCCTGCGCTTCAAGCGCTTCGTCCAGGGCGAGTAG
- a CDS encoding FAD:protein FMN transferase produces MFGISNRAGRRREWRGVLLDLSSLAAMITLPVALAGLLLLEGCGHPANLPPAAASTPAPVGPALTRLQRSASVMGTAIELEVLAGDRATALRASEAALRALEATEARLSTWRADTELAALNTATPGRPHPISDALREDLGLALECSEITRGAFDPTVGPLVEAWDLRGEGRRPTEDQLDLALGKVGAGHLRLTEEGALKYAPLTLDEGAFGKGRGLDLALEAAREAGARGATLDLGGQLSRLPASGERDRWIPLAHPRDRQRIVAEVRLGAGSLATSGNGERGIEVEGERVGHLLDPRTGRPAEDFGSLSVLAPTAAEADCLSTGLYVLGPEAALRYAAITPGVEVFVVDTSAVGTPRIWSSDDALLRPLPASLE; encoded by the coding sequence ATGTTCGGGATCTCGAACCGAGCTGGTCGCCGACGGGAGTGGCGGGGCGTCCTCCTGGACCTCTCCTCCCTGGCGGCGATGATCACCCTGCCGGTGGCGCTCGCCGGGCTCCTCCTCCTCGAGGGTTGCGGGCACCCGGCGAACCTGCCCCCGGCGGCGGCGAGCACGCCGGCGCCCGTGGGCCCCGCCCTCACCCGCCTGCAGCGCTCGGCCTCGGTGATGGGCACGGCGATCGAGCTGGAGGTGCTGGCCGGGGATCGCGCGACCGCGCTGCGGGCCAGCGAGGCCGCCCTGCGCGCCCTGGAGGCGACCGAGGCCCGGCTCTCCACCTGGCGGGCGGACACCGAGCTCGCCGCCCTCAACACCGCGACGCCCGGACGACCTCACCCGATCTCCGACGCGCTGCGCGAGGACCTCGGCCTGGCGCTGGAATGCAGCGAGATCACCCGGGGCGCCTTCGACCCCACGGTGGGTCCCCTGGTCGAGGCCTGGGACCTGCGGGGTGAGGGCCGCCGACCGACCGAGGACCAGCTCGATCTCGCCCTGGGCAAGGTGGGCGCCGGGCACCTGCGCCTCACCGAGGAGGGGGCCCTCAAGTACGCCCCCCTCACCCTGGACGAGGGGGCCTTCGGCAAGGGCCGGGGCCTGGACCTCGCCCTCGAGGCGGCCCGCGAGGCCGGCGCCCGCGGCGCCACCCTCGATCTCGGCGGTCAGCTCTCCCGGCTGCCGGCCTCCGGGGAGCGCGACCGCTGGATCCCCCTGGCCCACCCCCGCGACCGCCAGCGGATCGTGGCCGAGGTGCGGTTGGGGGCGGGCTCCCTCGCCACCAGCGGCAACGGCGAGCGGGGCATCGAGGTGGAGGGCGAGCGCGTCGGCCACCTCCTCGATCCTCGCACCGGCCGGCCGGCCGAGGACTTCGGCTCCCTCTCGGTGCTGGCGCCGACGGCCGCCGAGGCCGACTGCCTCTCCACGGGCCTTTACGTCCTGGGACCTGAGGCCGCCCTGCGCTACGCGGCGATCACGCCTGGCGTCGAGGTCTTCGTGGTCGACACCTCGGCCGTGGGGACTCCCCGGATCTGGAGCTCCGACGACGCTCTCCTGCGACCACTCCCGGCCTCCCTCGAATGA
- a CDS encoding putative metal-binding motif-containing protein — MRGSPLLTGPGLLLTLFILSACPGGGGGGGIPDGGDPVEDGGSDGGAADAGDPWWEEEVVDFDGDGYSVAEGDCDDEEPEVNPGYSVDLCDHLDNDCDGDTDEDFDGDEWEPNDTTPVELGDLTDTRETLIFGHLFPESDVDRYRFYVNDGLTTYFDIEAWLYGVPADADYALDLYWVEDANGADQGLILSSDREALGGYELINHGGSLGTDDTGWYELEIRSVSGKSCAAPYTLQLVVGSW; from the coding sequence ATGCGAGGCTCACCTCTGCTCACCGGCCCAGGTCTGCTCCTGACCCTGTTCATCCTCTCGGCCTGCCCCGGCGGGGGCGGGGGCGGGGGGATCCCCGACGGCGGCGATCCCGTCGAGGACGGAGGCAGCGATGGGGGCGCCGCCGACGCGGGCGACCCCTGGTGGGAGGAGGAGGTGGTCGACTTCGACGGAGACGGCTACTCGGTGGCCGAGGGGGACTGCGACGACGAGGAGCCCGAGGTGAACCCCGGCTACAGCGTCGATCTCTGCGACCACCTCGACAACGACTGCGACGGCGACACCGACGAGGACTTCGACGGCGACGAGTGGGAGCCCAACGACACGACCCCGGTGGAGCTCGGCGACCTCACCGACACCCGGGAGACCCTGATCTTCGGCCACCTCTTCCCCGAGTCCGACGTCGACCGCTACCGCTTCTACGTGAACGACGGCCTGACCACCTACTTCGACATCGAGGCCTGGCTCTACGGCGTGCCGGCCGATGCCGACTACGCCCTCGACCTCTACTGGGTCGAGGACGCCAACGGCGCCGATCAGGGCCTGATCCTCAGCTCGGATCGGGAGGCTCTCGGCGGCTACGAGCTGATCAACCACGGTGGGAGTCTCGGGACCGACGACACGGGGTGGTACGAGCTCGAGATCCGCTCGGTGAGCGGGAAGAGCTGCGCCGCGCCCTATACCCTTCAGCTGGTGGTGGGGAGCTGGTGA
- a CDS encoding FMN-binding protein gives MMTPPSRSRSHRPIRPGRGRGLALLLASGLLWASPASAGVRLEGDEALALAFPGCEIERRTVFLSKVQKEAAEKLAGAKIESALVHPYLATCEGKPGGAAYFDVHRVRTLPERVMVAVDAGGKILRIEVLSFDEPPDYLPRRGWYGQFEAKRLEDDLSLEGAIRPVAGATLTAEATSKAARRVLALHRVIFGAKAEVPPEPAP, from the coding sequence ATGATGACTCCCCCTTCACGCTCACGCTCCCATCGTCCGATTCGACCCGGCCGGGGCCGGGGTCTCGCCCTCCTCCTCGCCAGCGGGCTGCTCTGGGCCTCGCCAGCGAGCGCAGGCGTCCGCCTCGAGGGGGACGAGGCCCTGGCTCTCGCCTTCCCCGGCTGTGAGATCGAACGAAGGACCGTCTTCCTCTCCAAGGTCCAGAAGGAGGCCGCCGAGAAGCTCGCCGGCGCGAAGATCGAGAGCGCCTTGGTCCACCCCTACCTGGCCACCTGCGAGGGCAAGCCAGGGGGCGCCGCCTACTTCGACGTCCACCGGGTGCGGACCCTCCCCGAGCGGGTGATGGTCGCGGTCGATGCCGGGGGGAAGATCCTCCGGATCGAGGTGCTCTCCTTCGACGAGCCGCCGGACTACCTGCCGCGCCGGGGCTGGTACGGGCAGTTCGAGGCCAAGCGCCTCGAGGACGACCTCTCGCTCGAGGGCGCCATCCGGCCCGTCGCGGGCGCGACCCTCACCGCCGAGGCCACGAGCAAGGCGGCCCGCCGGGTGCTCGCCCTCCACCGCGTGATCTTCGGCGCGAAGGCCGAAGTCCCGCCGGAGCCGGCGCCGTGA